Below is a window of Candidatus Omnitrophota bacterium DNA.
AGTCCAACCACGAAGGCGAGCTCGTCGAGCGCATCGGGGCGGGGCGCGGCCGATTTGACGCGCTGATTATCAACGCGGCGGCGTACACGCATACGAGCCTCGCCATCCGCGATGCGATCGAGGCCTCAGGGATCCCCGCGATCGAGGTGCATCTGTCGAATGTGGCCGCCCGAGAGCCGTTCCGCCATCACTCGCTCATCGCGCCGGTCTGCCGCGGTGTGGTCAGCGGTTTCGGCCCGCTCAGCTACCGGCTCGCCCTGGACGCCGCCATCGCGCTCCGGGACGCCGCGAGCGCCGCACCTGGAGACGGGGCTCCGGCCCGGCGCGGGAAACCCGTGGCGGCAACAAAGCGCAAGCGGCGCTGACCGCGCGCGGTGGAGCGCCGTGATGATCTCAACAACCGAATTCTCAAGCGGCAAGACCATCCTCATGGATGGGCAGCTATGGACCATTATCGAGTACCAGCATGTGA
It encodes the following:
- the aroQ gene encoding type II 3-dehydroquinate dehydratase — encoded protein: MNILVIHGPNLQLLGARQPAIYGSADLNAINGELKRAAAQRSVILTIVQSNHEGELVERIGAGRGRFDALIINAAAYTHTSLAIRDAIEASGIPAIEVHLSNVAAREPFRHHSLIAPVCRGVVSGFGPLSYRLALDAAIALRDAASAAPGDGAPARRGKPVAATKRKRR